In one window of bacterium DNA:
- the yidD gene encoding membrane protein insertion efficiency factor YidD: MKKAVTAVLVFLIRVYKFAISPLFPPSCRFYPTCSSYTMEAIQKHGPAKGSWLGVKRILRCHPWNEGGYDPVP; the protein is encoded by the coding sequence ATGAAAAAAGCCGTGACCGCAGTACTGGTGTTTCTGATTCGCGTCTATAAGTTCGCGATCTCACCGCTGTTTCCTCCTTCCTGTCGATTCTATCCTACCTGTTCATCCTACACGATGGAAGCCATACAGAAACATGGTCCGGCCAAGGGCAGCTGGCTGGGGGTAAAACGCATTCTTCGCTGCCATCCCTGGAATGAAGGGGGATATGACCCTGTACCGTAA